Proteins from one Phoenix dactylifera cultivar Barhee BC4 unplaced genomic scaffold, palm_55x_up_171113_PBpolish2nd_filt_p 000432F, whole genome shotgun sequence genomic window:
- the LOC103721571 gene encoding subtilisin-like protease SBT1.2, which yields MAPNHHLDLLLSLCFFWCLAPLLHAQNFQTYIVQLYPHDMVGSLFQTKLHWHVSFLEKAVLLEEEDPSSRLLYSYHTALEGFSARLADDEAAALRALPGVVSVRPDHRLELHTTYSYKFLGLNFAPGGAWARSGFGKGTIIGVLDTGVWPESPSFGDRRMPPVPRRWRGACQEGESFNSSNCNRKLIGARFYSKGHRANMPEKPAAASLLEYMSPRDAHGHGTHTASTAAGALVPGAGVLGVGAGEARGMAPGAHIAVYKVCWFNGCYSSDILGGMDDAIRDGVDVLSLSLGGFPIPLFEDSIAIGSFRAMEKGVAVICAAGNNGPVPSSVANEAPWITTVGASTLDRRFPAFVRMGDGQILYGESMYPGNRFLKKGGKQLELVYETGGRNGAELCLKGSLSKSSIGGKMVVCNRGISGRAEKGEAVREAGGAAMVLANTEINQEEDSVDVHVLPATLIGYQESIRLKSYINSTRHPVARLIYGGTRIRRSRAPAVALFSSRGPSLTNPSILKPDIIAPGVNIIAAWPANLGPSALQEDRRRSNFSVLSGTSMACPHVSGIVALVHTMHPSWSPAAVRSAIMTTADIGDHFGKPIMDGKERAGVFSTGAGHVNPTRAVDPGLIYDIKPDDYIAHLCTLGYTWPEIFTITHRNTSCREVLHQNKQFSLNYPSISVTFRQGRTSVMIQRALTNVGAPNSMYSVQVTALQGVRVRVKPKTLTFREINERRSYTVWFQSGRRTVKGTRFTEGHLTWVHSRKSQYKVRSPISVTWA from the coding sequence ATGGCACCCAATCACCACCTTGACCTCTTGCTGTCGTTGTGCTTCTTCTGGTGCTTGGCTCCTCTTCTCCATGCTCAAAACTTCCAAACTTACATTGTCCAACTCTATCCACATGACATGGTTGGTAGCCTTTTCCAAACCAAGCTCCATTGGCACGTCTCCTTCCTGGAGAAAGCCGTGCTCTTGGAGGAAGAGGACCCTTCCTCTCGGCTCCTCTACTCGTACCACACTGCGCTCGAAGGCTTCTCAGCTCGCCTCGCCGACGATGAAGCGGCGGCCTTGCGAGCATTGCCCGGTGTCGTCTCGGTCCGTCCCGACCACCGGCTCGAGCTGCATACCACCTACTCCTACAAGTTCTTGGGGCTGAACTTTGCACCAGGTGGAGCTTGGGCTCGGTCTGGATTCGGTAAGGGTACCATTATCGGAGTGCTCGACACCGGTGTCTGGCCTGAGAGCCCCAGCTTCGGTGACCGCCGGATGCCACCCGTGCCTCGCCGGTGGAGGGGTGCCTGCCAAGAAGGAGAGAGCTTCAATTCCTCCAACTGCAACCGAAAGCTCATCGGCGCCCGGTTCTACTCCAAAGGTCATCGTGCCAACATGCCGGAGAAGCCGGCAGCGGCGTCCTTGTTAGAGTATATGTCCCCAAGAGATGCGCATGGGCATGGTACCCACACGGCGTCGACTGCAGCCGGGGCACTGGTTCCTGGCGCCGGTGTTCTCGGCGTTGGAGCCGGCGAGGCACGAGGGATGGCCCCTGGTGCCCACATTGCCGTCTACAAGGTCTGCTGGTTTAACGGGTGCTACAGCTCCGACATCCTTGGAGGGATGGATGATGCCATCCGAGATGGAGTTGatgtcctctccctctccctcggtGGCTTCCCAATCCCACTCTTCGAGGACAGCATCGCGATCGGTAGCTTCAGGGCCATGGAGAAGGGCGTCGCTGTCATCTGCGCCGCCGGAAACAATGGCCCTGTGCCGAGCTCGGTTGCCAATGAAGCCCCATGGATCACCACAGTCGGTGCAAGCACGCTCGACCGGAGGTTCCCGGCCTTTGTTCGGATGGGCGACGGTCAGATCCTCTACGGCGAGTCCATGTACCCGGGCAACCGATTTTTGAAAAAAGGCGGCAAGCAGCTGGAGCTGGTCTACGAGACTGGTGGGAGGAATGGAGCTGAATTGTGTCTGAAGGGATCTCTTTCAAAATCCAGCATTGGTGGGAAGATGGTGGTCTGCAACCGAGGGATCAGCGGCAGAGCCGAGAAGGGCGAGGCTGTGAGGGAAGCAGGTGGAGCTGCCATGGTCCTGGCCAACACCGAGATCAACCAGGAGGAGGATTCTGTTGATGTCCATGTTCTGCCTGCGACATTGATAGGCTACCAAGAGTCCATAAGATTGAAGAGCTACATCAACTCGACAAGGCACCCGGTGGCTCGACTAATCTATGGAGGAACAAGAATCCGACGATCAAGGGCACCGGCGGTCGCCTTGTTCTCGTCACGAGGGCCGAGCCTGACAAACCCCTCGATCCTTAAACCAGACATCATTGCTCCAGGGGTGAACATCATTGCAGCATGGCCTGCAAATCTTGGTCCCTCGGCCCTGCAAGAAGATCGCCGGAGGTCTAATTTCAGTGTCCTGTCAGGGACATCCATGGCATGCCCCCATGTCAGTGGAATCGTAGCTCTTGTCCACACAATGCACCCATCCTGGAGCCCGGCTGCAGTTCGGTCGGCTATCATGACGACCGCCGACATTGGAGACCATTTCGGGAAGCCCATAATGGATGGCAAAGAGCGAGCTGGAGTCTTTTCTACCGGTGCCGGGCATGTCAACCCGACAAGAGCAGTCGATCCAGGGCTGATTTACGACATCAAACCAGATGACTACATCGCCCATCTTTGTACTCTTGGATACACTTGGCCGGAGATCTTTACCATTACTCACAGAAACACCAGCTGCCGTGAGGTCCTGCACCAGAACAAACAATTCAGTCTTAACTACCCCTCAATCTCAGTAACTTTCAGGCAAGGGAGAACATCAGTTATGATTCAGAGGGCACTTACCAATGTTGGCGCCCCAAATTCGATGTACTCGGTACAAGTGACTGCACTGCAAGGAGTGAGGGTGAGAGTGAAGCCAAAGACCTTAACATTCAGAGAAATAAATGAAAGGAGAAGCTATACGGTTTGGTTCCAGTCAGGTAGAAGAACAGTGAAAGGGACAAGATTCACAGAAGGGCATCTGACATGGGTGCATAGCAGAAAGTCCCAATACAAGGTGAGAAGCCCAATATCAGTGACTTGGGCATAG